In Juglans microcarpa x Juglans regia isolate MS1-56 chromosome 7D, Jm3101_v1.0, whole genome shotgun sequence, the following are encoded in one genomic region:
- the LOC121238249 gene encoding uncharacterized protein LOC121238249, producing MVNHQAKNGVIKEDHRGIQTRPTSPRLNPQISNIKKIPKIWLSSIRKRLRNSGDFWDHLRSLLVHVLLHSQDQDSGKRTALAREKDGLYYREESGISNIVRNKLSLSLLSSSNRDTIWLHHFRLGHPSFGVLKTMFLHCLKG from the exons ATGGTAAACCACCAAGCAAAGAATGGGGTTATCAAGGAGGATCACAGAGgaatccaaaccaggcctactTCACCACGACTCAACCCACAAATCAGCAACATCAAGAAAATTCCCAAAATCTGGTTGAGCTCAATAAGGAAGAGATTGAGAAATTCAGGGGACTTTTGGGATCATTTGAGAAGCCTATTGGTGCATGTTCTCTTGCACTCTCAG GACCAGGATTCGGGGAAGAGGACTGCACTTGCTAGGGAGAAGGACGGGCTCTACTATCGTGAGGAATCAGGCATATCAAATATTGTCAGGAATAAATTATCTCTATCACTGTTATCATCATCCAATAGAGACACCATTTGGCTTCATCATTTTAGACTAGGGCATCCATCATTTGGAGTTTTAAAAACTATGTTTCTTCATTGTTTAAAGGGCTGA
- the LOC121238250 gene encoding AP2/ERF and B3 domain-containing transcription factor At1g51120-like, translating to MEYDASSCTISCAKILNMPAKTSDSNNSNNYYTLPASKRMRHDNAVITINAPSTTATAKFKGVVPQQNGHWGSQIYANHQRIWLGTFRSEKEAAMAYDSAAIKLRSGDSQYRNFPSTDRTAQEPTFQNHYSTEAVLNMIRDGSYPSKFAAFLRTQSQNNENIGICILKQTRIVHGDGHFSCSQLFQKELTPSDVGKLNRLVIPKKYAVRYFPYICESLESKSTTTTGLSGTAHVDDVELVFYDKHMKQWKFRYCYWRSSQSFVFTRGWNKFVKEKKLNALDIITFYTCESGEKGKDGETFCFIDVIYNGGDHQSKNCLAEYQGMIGDDQSSLQVELELNLGKNVGYKVDYKDDKGSYSKEDDQKGKGKLSHLLGTGPKEGNPRYDAWDEADSMIMSWLWNSMNPEISYTCMFLSTTKEIWDAVQQTYSKARDATQVYKIKVKTSATKQGSKTVTEYANLLKNMWQELDHYRCIETKCASDAAILKSFIEKDRVYDFLAGLNVEFNQGSYAEIPSSGRFNHVD from the exons ATGGAATACGATGCTTCAAGCTGCACGATTTCATGTGCCAAGATATTGAATATGCCTGCAAAAACTTCAGATTCTAACAATAGTAATAATTACTACACGTTGCCGGCAAGCAAGCGCATGAGACACGACAACGCGGTCATTACTATTAATGCCCCCTCAACAACAGCAACGGCAAAATTCAAAGGGGTTGTGCCTCAGCAAAATGGACATTGGGGTTCACAGATATATGCCAACCACCAGAGGATATGGCTTGGGACATTCAGATCTGAAAAGGAAGCAGCCATGGCTTATGATAGCGCAGCAATCAAGCTTCGCAGTGGGGATTCACAATATAGAAACTTTCCAAGTACAGACCGGACTGCTCAAGAGCCTACATTCCAGAACCATTACAGTACAGAAGCTGTCTTAAACATGATTAGGGATGGCTCCTATCCATCAAAGTTCGCTGCTTTTCTTCGTAcacaatctcaaaacaacgaaaATATTGGAAtctgcattctgaaacaaaCAAGGATAGTGCATGGCGATGGACACTTTTCATGCAGccaactttttcaaaaggagttgACACCAAGCGACGTAGGAAAGCTTAATAGACTTGTCATTCCGAAAAAATATGCCGTCAGATATTTTCCTTACATTTGTGAAAGTTTGGAAAGCAaaagtactactactactggaTTATCAGGTACCGCTCATGTAGATGACGTTGAGTTAGTATTCTATGACAAGCATATGAAGCAGTGGAAATTCCGGTACTGTTATTGGAGGAGTAGCCAAAGTTTCGTATTCACAAGAGGTTGGAATAAATttgtgaaggaaaaaaaattgaatgctCTTGATATTATCACATTCTACACATGTGAAAGTGGTGAAAAGGGAAAAGATGGTGAGACATTTTGTTTTATAGACGTGATTTATAATGGGGGTGATCATCAGAGCAAGAATTGTTTGGCTGAATATCAGGGGATGATCGGTGATGATCAGTCATCATTGCAGGTGGAATTAGAGTTAAATTTGGGAAAAAATGTTGGGTACAAAGTAGATTATAAGGATGACAAAGGATCATATTCGAAGGAAGATGATCAGAAG GGAAAGGGAAAGCTTAGCCATCTCCTAGGGACTGGACCAAAGGAAGGGAATCCACGGTATGATGCGTGGGATGAAGCAGATTCCATGATTATGTCATGGTTATGGAATTCGATGAACCCGGAGATTAGCTACACTTGTATGTTTTTATCCACAACTAAAGAAATCTGGGATGCAGTTCAACAGACGTACTCGAAGGCCCGTGATGCAACTCAAGTATACAAGATCAAGGTCAAGACCAGTGCAACTAAACAAGGAAGTAAAACTGTAACCGAATATGCCAACTTGCTGAAAAATATGTGGCAGGAACTTGATCATTACCGGTGCATAGAGACTAAATGTGCATCAGATGCTGCCATCTtaaaaagttttattgaaaAGGATCGAGTCTACGACTTCCTCGCAGGACTCAACGTAGAATTCAATCAG GGGAGTTATGCTGAAATCCCAAGTTCTGGAAGGTTCAACCATGTTGACTAA